The Parafrankia irregularis sequence TGGTCGGCTGTGGGCGTCCGGAGGGCGGTGGGTGTGCCCGTTTCCCTCGTCGGAGCGGACGTCAGGGGCGAGGGACGGAGGGGATTGGTGTTCTCCGGCCCGTTGCACGCCGGGTACTGGGCGCACATGGTGACCGTGGCCTGGGCGACGAGGGTCCCGGCGGAGTCGTAGGCGTACAAGGTCAGCGGCATCTGGTTCACCGCGTGGTACTGGGCGACATCCGGGGTCGTGACCTGGATGTGGGTGATGAACGCGCCGGTCGAGGGCTCGAAGGGGACGATCACGGCGTCCCCGGTCGGGAGCGCTGCGACGAGCAGGGCGACCTCCGGGGCAACCTGCCCGACGGCCCACCGTCGCGCGTTCCACTCGCCCAGCCTGCCGGACCCGTCCTCACCGGAACTGAACACCTCGACGGTGCTCGCCGGCGGCCTGGTCAGGTCGTGCCGGCCAGCCGGCCACAGAAAAGGTCCGTTCAGGTCGGCGAAGTCGGATTCGGTGCCAGTCGCCGCGTCGGTGTAGGCCCGACACATCCCGGCACCACCGGCATCCGCGATCAGGACCTGCAGGCCCCGCCGGCTGGCGACGGCGATCATCTGGCGCGCCGCGTTCGGTGGCAGCTGAGCTTCACCCGGCGTGTGGCAGCGGGCGTCGACGAAGCCCCGCTGGGCGGTGGTGAGAGTCAGCAACTGCGGGGTGTCCACGTAGTGCAGCTGGATCGGCGGCCTGCCCGCGGCGGCCGGTACCTCGGTGGGGTTGGTGGTCGGCGGGGCGGGGCGGACCGGCGGTGGGCTGAGGGCTGGCGGCGGGCTGAGGGCTGGCGGCGAGGTGCGAACCACGCCGGGAGACCCGTCCGCGGGCCGGATCGTCGTCCGGCCCTCCGGTTGGCCACCGGTGAGGACACCCACCCCGACCAGGACGGCCGCGAGGACCGCGGCGCCGGCTGGGACGGCGACGGTGAGGCGACGGCGCCGCCGTCGGGCGGCAGGCCCCGCGGCCACCGCGGCCGGCACCAGCCCGGCGGGCAGGCGGACATCCAGTTGGTCGGCCGCTGTGTGCAGCCAGCCGGCGACCGCGTCGTCGGAGCTGGGCGGTGCGGTCTCGTTCATGGAAGCTCCTCCTGCCCGATGACGGGGCGTGCGACCCGGGACGGGTTCGGCGGGCCAACGGGGTCAGCGATGCCAGTGGGGGCAGCGAGGTCGGCGGGGCCAGGGTCTGGCCCAGAGGCAGAGCCGGGGCCGAGGCCGGTGACCGCGGGATGGGAACGCAGTTTGGCGAGGCCTTTCGCGGCCTGGCTTTTCACCGTTCCCGCCGAGCAGCGCAGCAGCGCGGCGACCTCGGCCTCGGGCCGGTCCTCGCAGTAGCGCAGCACGACGACGGCCCGCTGTCGCGGCGGCAGCGTGGCGAGCGCCGCGGCCAGCCCCACCCGGTCCTCAACGGCGGCGAGCTGCGACGACGGCTCCGCCCGCTCCGGCGGGACGTCGACGAGAACCTGGCGGACGCGCCGGTGGCGAAACCGGCGGGCGTTCGCGTTGACCATCACCCGGCGGGCATAGGCGTCGGGCCGGTCATGGCCACGGACCCGCGGCCAGACGACGAACATGCGCACCAGCGTCGTCTGCGTCAGCTCCTCCGCCTCCCCGGCGTCGCCGGTCAGCAGGTAGGCGAACCGCAGCAGCCCGGCCGCCCGCGGCGCGAAATACGCCGTGAACCCGTCGCTGTCGCCCTCGTCTGTATGCAACCCGACCTCCTTGCCCTACAGAGGCCAGCAGGCGGCTCCCGGGTTGCCTGGCTTTCCGAACTCGTCCAAAGGGACCTCTCCAGGCAGCCCTGGCCGCCTGCAGTCCTCGACCCGGAAGACCAGCAGGCCCCGGCGACGTCCCAGCGGGTCGCGCTGCCAGGCGGTGCGCATCTCCGCCGTCGCGAAGGACGACTTCATATAGCGGGCCGAGAGGATCACGACGGTGCGTGCGGCCTGTTGGAGGCCCTCGTCCATCTTCTGGATGAAGTTGTTGCCGGGCTGGAAGTCCCATTTCTGGATGACCACGCTGTAGTTCGCGTCAGTTCGCGTCCTCCAGCACCAGGCGACCCACTTGGCCCAGTCCTCGTCGGCACCGGTGTAGGAGATGAAGAAGTCCGGGCTCGCGCCGGCTCTCTCCACGGTGCCCAACTGGGTAATGCCGGCAGTATTGCAGTCACTGTCTGACAGCGGAGCGAGTGTCCATGCGCGCAGCGTGGACGGCTGAACCCCGCTGCAGGTCATCAGTGGACGCGGGGCGGACGAGTTGGCCTGTACGCCGGGTTCTGTACCGGGTCGCCTCACGGCTTGCCGGTGACGGTCATCCATCTAGGACCGCCGTTGCCGGCGGCCTCCAGCGGCCTACCCGCAGGCTCGGGCGGGCAGCCCTCGAACGCCTGCGCAGCCCTGACCGAATCCGGCCGGGGCCTCTTGGCCTTGCTCCAGGTGGGGTTTACCTAGCCGCCCGGGTCACCCCGGGCGCTGGTGCGCTCTTACCGCACCGTTTCACCCTTACCGGCTCCGTGCGGTGCCGGCGGTCTGTTTTCTGTGGCACTGTCCCGCGGGTCACCCCGGGTGGGCGTTACCCACCACCTCGCCCTGTGGAGCCCGGACGTTCCTCGGCGGCACCGGGGTCAGTGCCCCGCTGCCGACGCGACCGTCCGGCCAACTCGTCCGCGGGGCTCAGCATATGGCACTGGCCGTCCTAGACTGCGTCCACGGGTATCAGTGCCCGGAACGACGAACTCCTGCCGGCCTGGGCTGGTTGGACGCATCCGCAGGGGGCGGGCGATGACGGCACCACAACAGCCGGGTGGCGGCCTGGACAAGTCGCTGACGGCGGCCCCGGGGCAGCTCCCGCCGGCGACCGGGGCCCTGCCGGCCCAGCCGCAGCCCGGCGCGTCGGGTCCCGCCGGCACACCGGGCACGCCGGGTGCGTCGGGCACGCCGGGTGCGTCGGGCACGCCGGGTGCGCCGCCGGCACCGGGTACGCCGGGTACCGGGCCTGGCGGGGGTGCGCGGCCGGCCCGGCGTGGGGTCGCCTACTCGACCTATGCGATCACGGTGCTGGTGCTGCTGATCGCGATCGCGGTGATCCTGTTCGTGGTGAAGAACGACCAGCAGATGAGCATCTGGATCTTCGGCTCCACGCAGGTCATGTCCGTCGCCGGCGCGCTGGCCGCGGCCGCCGCGGCGGGGCTGGTGGTGGGCCTGCTGATCGGAGTGATCCCGCAGATCAGGCTGCGTCGTCAGCTACGTCAGCTGCGCCGGGACAACCGCACCAGCTGACCGGCGACACTGCTGCGCGTTCCCGTGGCGGCGCCGATGGCTCCGCCACGGGGGTCGGCGTGGCTGCCCGCGAGATCCCGCCTCGGTGCGGTCGGGTCCGACGCTGCCGTTCGAAGAGTGAAGGCTTCTGGTTGTTCTGGCGACCAAAATCCTTCGCCCTTGTCAGGTAGCAATGCTGGCCGCGGCCATCGGGGCCCGGATCCGGCGCTTCTCGGGATTCTGCGACAACCTCAGCCCCGACGTGCGGCGAGCACCGGAAATCCCCGGCGCCAATCCATGACCCGCGCACCGGCGCATCGGGCGCACCGGCGCTCAGTTGAATTGAATCCGAAGGATTCAGTGACCGCGGCGCACCCAGTCGTCATAGTCGACGGCTTCCTCGCCGATCGTCGTGTCATCGCCGTGGCCGGTGTGCACGATGGTTTCCGAGGGAAGGGTGAGCAGCTTTCCGCGGATGGAGGAGAGAATCGTCGGGAAGTCGGAGAAGGACCGCCCGGTCGCGCCCGGTCCGCCGCGGAACAACGTGTCGCCGCTGAACAGCACCGGGTCGCCGCCCAGCTCACCGAACAGGCAGACCCCGCCGGGGGAGTGACCGGGAGTGTGCAGCACGCGCAGCGTGCCGCCCGCGATCGGGATGGCCTGGCCGTCCCGCAGCGACTGGTCGGCGGGGCGCTCCGGGTAGATCTGGCTCCACAGCTCCATGTCGTCCGGATGCAGGGCGATCGGCGCGCGCACCCGGTCCGACAGCTCCGCGGCCGCGTTGATGTGGTCGTTGTGACCGTGCGTCGCGACGATCAGTGACACCTTGCGCCCGTCGACAGCAGCCTCGATGACGGCCGGGTCGTGCGCCGCGTCAATGATGATCACGGTGCGGTCGTCGCCGACGAGCCACACGTTGTTGTCGACGGTGAACGACTGTCCGTCGAGGGTGAAATCCCCTCGGGTGATGACTCTGTCGACGCGCTGGACGCCGTTGACCGTCACGTTGACTCCTCTCGGCGCCGGCCCCCGTCCGGTACCGGCAGACCCCGACCGACCGTACCCGTCCGATCGCCGGCGCGACGTCCCGCCGGCCGGCCACACCCGTCCGGCTTCACCGGAACCGGGCATAACGTCCAAGGTTGGACGGAGCGCAGTCACGGGACGCGGGTGCGGCGGGCCGGCAGCGGGGTGGCGGCGGAGTGGGTCAGATCAGGACGACGCTGCGCAGCACCTCGCCGCGGTGCATGCGCTCGAACGCGGCCTCCACATCGCCGATGCCGACGGTCTCGGTGATGAACGCGGACAGGTCGAGCCGGCCGCGGCGGTGCAGGTCGATGATGATGGGGAAGTCCCGGGTCGGCAGGCAGTCCCCGTACCAGGACGAGGACAGCGACCCGCCGCGGCTGAACACCTCGATGAGTGGCAGCTCGAGGGTCATCGACGGGTCCGGCACACCGACGAGCACGAGGCGGCCGGCGAGGTCGCGGGAGAAGAAGGCCTGCCGGTACGTCTCGGGACGTCCGACCGCCTCGATGACGACGTCCG is a genomic window containing:
- a CDS encoding SigE family RNA polymerase sigma factor, whose protein sequence is MHTDEGDSDGFTAYFAPRAAGLLRFAYLLTGDAGEAEELTQTTLVRMFVVWPRVRGHDRPDAYARRVMVNANARRFRHRRVRQVLVDVPPERAEPSSQLAAVEDRVGLAAALATLPPRQRAVVVLRYCEDRPEAEVAALLRCSAGTVKSQAAKGLAKLRSHPAVTGLGPGSASGPDPGPADLAAPTGIADPVGPPNPSRVARPVIGQEELP
- a CDS encoding toll/interleukin-1 receptor domain-containing protein, translated to MERAGASPDFFISYTGADEDWAKWVAWCWRTRTDANYSVVIQKWDFQPGNNFIQKMDEGLQQAARTVVILSARYMKSSFATAEMRTAWQRDPLGRRRGLLVFRVEDCRRPGLPGEVPLDEFGKPGNPGAACWPL
- a CDS encoding lipopolysaccharide assembly protein LapA domain-containing protein, whose amino-acid sequence is MTAPQQPGGGLDKSLTAAPGQLPPATGALPAQPQPGASGPAGTPGTPGASGTPGASGTPGAPPAPGTPGTGPGGGARPARRGVAYSTYAITVLVLLIAIAVILFVVKNDQQMSIWIFGSTQVMSVAGALAAAAAAGLVVGLLIGVIPQIRLRRQLRQLRRDNRTS
- a CDS encoding MBL fold metallo-hydrolase — protein: MTVNGVQRVDRVITRGDFTLDGQSFTVDNNVWLVGDDRTVIIIDAAHDPAVIEAAVDGRKVSLIVATHGHNDHINAAAELSDRVRAPIALHPDDMELWSQIYPERPADQSLRDGQAIPIAGGTLRVLHTPGHSPGGVCLFGELGGDPVLFSGDTLFRGGPGATGRSFSDFPTILSSIRGKLLTLPSETIVHTGHGDDTTIGEEAVDYDDWVRRGH